The Thermococcus sp. DNA window TGGAATCACCCCACTCTAAAGTCGATGGCAATGTTGAACTGCCTCGGCGCGTAGGGGCGCACCTTCCTCTGGTCGAGGAACTCGACTGAAAGGCCCAGCTCTTTCGCCACTGCCATTATTTTCGCTTCATGCTCCGAAAACAGGTTCTCCTCCGGGCCAAAGCCGTAGTAGTGGATTACTCCGCCCGGTTTGACGCTCAGCAGGGCTTCTCTCAAAAAGTGGTCAGCGAACTTGGGGAGGTTCATTATAACGCGGTCTGCCTTTATCTTTCCTGCAACCTTCCTCACGTCGCCCAAAATGGGAATCACGTTGTTTGTTTTGTTGAGGCGAACGTTCTCCTCGAGGTAGCGAACGGCCCAGGGGTTTAAGTCAACGGCGAAGACGAGCCCGGCTTTCTTCGCAAGGAGAATAGAGTAGGGACCAACACCCGCGAACATATCGAAAACTACCTCTCCGGGCCGGGTTTTTCTGAAAATCCTCATCCTCTCGGTGGCGAGCCTTGGGGAGAAGTAAACCTTGGCCACGTCGAGCTTCAGCCTTATCCCGTTCTCGCGGTGGACTGTCTCTGTCCTTTTCTTGCCCGCAAGGTGGATGAGCTCCCTCACGCGGTATTCCCCTTCGACCTTGCTCCCCTTGGCGAATACTGCCCTTATGTGTCTGTGAACTTTCAGGATGGCTTCTCCGATGGCCCTTCCATAGGGCATCAGCTCTTCAGGGAGTTCGATTATAGTGATGTCGCCAATGATGTCGAAGGAACTCGGGAGGAGCGGTTTGACTTCTTCGGGAACATCAACAACCTCGCGGTAGCTGTGAGGCCTCTTCTCCAGCCTTTCAAACTCTGCCTCAATGAGCTCAAAACCATCAACAGGCTCTGTAACCGGGAAGAGGACAAACTCTCCCTTCCGTTTTATGGAGTACCCTTTTGCTAGGACACCGAGTTCGAGGAGCCTTCTTCTGGTCTTTTCGGCCTCTTTCTTGTGGACTTTTACGGCGAGCATCTCCAGACGTTAGGTTGAGGTTTTTACTTAAAAAGTTTTCAACTAACAAACCATAGCTTTAAAGCAAGTTTGAAAACCAAGTCGATTCTTGTCCCAATTACGTATGGATACCGGGGAATTGTCTGGATTATTGGACTGAACAATATCGAAAAAATCCCCCCTACTAATATAGATAACCAAAACTTTTTAGACGATTGAATTTTTTGGGCACCATATATTGAGACAACAACTAAAAGAGGTCCCAAAAGCCATTGGTAATGATC harbors:
- a CDS encoding class I SAM-dependent methyltransferase family protein — protein: MLAVKVHKKEAEKTRRRLLELGVLAKGYSIKRKGEFVLFPVTEPVDGFELIEAEFERLEKRPHSYREVVDVPEEVKPLLPSSFDIIGDITIIELPEELMPYGRAIGEAILKVHRHIRAVFAKGSKVEGEYRVRELIHLAGKKRTETVHRENGIRLKLDVAKVYFSPRLATERMRIFRKTRPGEVVFDMFAGVGPYSILLAKKAGLVFAVDLNPWAVRYLEENVRLNKTNNVIPILGDVRKVAGKIKADRVIMNLPKFADHFLREALLSVKPGGVIHYYGFGPEENLFSEHEAKIMAVAKELGLSVEFLDQRKVRPYAPRQFNIAIDFRVG